From Deltaproteobacteria bacterium, one genomic window encodes:
- the hgcA gene encoding mercury methylation corrinoid protein HgcA, with amino-acid sequence MQEHSINKFEDRQLKLAPAGCDAVEGAAADKPPCUGPPTSAGGGAIDETVPGFTGWLATGAGRAPRIATTLNWADRLGAWKARWGIDRMNYLVPPGLYAVGSPTPAAPVLVTANYKMSYDIVRSVLAGRNVWLLVLETYGINVWCAAGKGTFGTEELVRRIGLSGLARAVTHRRLVLPILGAPGVAAHAVKKQTGFSINYAAIRADGLPEYLDNGMVTTPVMRRITFTFRERLVLIPVELVEALKPTAIVAAALFIIAAALQGVAHGLIAVYAYLGAVVAGAAIAPLLLPWLPGRSFAGKGVLTGLVWSAAFYLLAGGRGWGVPATVAVFLALPAVSAFYALNFTGCTTYTSRSGVKQEMRIALPAMGCALIVSIILVLAGKLL; translated from the coding sequence ATGCAGGAACATTCCATTAATAAATTTGAAGACAGGCAGTTAAAACTTGCCCCGGCAGGGTGTGACGCTGTGGAGGGAGCTGCCGCCGACAAGCCTCCCTGTTGAGGGCCTCCGACCTCCGCCGGCGGCGGAGCAATTGACGAAACTGTTCCCGGCTTTACGGGATGGTTGGCGACCGGGGCGGGACGAGCGCCGCGGATTGCCACGACGCTGAACTGGGCCGACCGTCTCGGCGCCTGGAAAGCCCGTTGGGGGATTGACCGGATGAACTACTTAGTGCCGCCCGGTCTCTATGCCGTCGGCAGCCCGACACCGGCAGCCCCGGTGCTCGTGACGGCCAATTACAAAATGAGCTACGACATCGTCAGGAGCGTCCTGGCAGGGCGGAATGTGTGGCTGCTCGTCCTCGAGACCTATGGCATCAATGTCTGGTGTGCCGCGGGGAAAGGGACCTTTGGCACGGAAGAACTGGTGCGGCGCATCGGCCTGTCCGGTTTGGCCAGGGCAGTCACCCACCGTCGGCTCGTGCTGCCGATCCTGGGGGCGCCCGGGGTTGCGGCTCACGCCGTGAAAAAACAAACCGGTTTCAGTATCAACTACGCAGCAATCAGGGCGGATGGTTTACCGGAATACCTGGATAACGGCATGGTGACGACTCCAGTGATGCGTAGAATTACCTTTACTTTCCGTGAGCGTTTGGTGCTCATCCCCGTGGAGTTGGTAGAAGCGCTGAAACCGACTGCCATAGTGGCAGCGGCGCTGTTTATAATAGCGGCGGCACTGCAAGGGGTAGCCCATGGCCTCATAGCCGTCTACGCCTATCTTGGTGCAGTGGTAGCGGGCGCCGCGATCGCGCCGCTGCTTCTCCCCTGGCTTCCCGGCCGGAGCTTTGCCGGTAAAGGGGTATTGACGGGGCTGGTCTGGAGCGCAGCCTTCTATCTGCTGGCCGGGGGACGAGGCTGGGGCGTACCAGCGACCGTCGCTGTTTTCCTGGCGCTTCCGGCCGTGAGCGCCTTCTATGCACTCAATTTTACGGGCTGCACCACCTATACTTCCCGCTCCGGAGTCAAGCAGGAAATGCGGATTGCCCTGCCGGCCATGGGGTGCGCTCTTATCGTGAGCATAATCCTTGTATTAGCGGGAAAGTTGCTGTGA
- the hgcB gene encoding mercury methylation ferredoxin HgcB produces the protein MKGFNYLRNVATLEFNPEACIGCGRCLEVCPHQVFSLLDNRAQVIDFDACMECGACAKNCPVDAIHVAAGVGCAAGLITEWLREQNIRGMGGECC, from the coding sequence ATGAAAGGTTTTAATTATCTGCGCAATGTGGCCACTCTGGAATTCAACCCCGAGGCATGCATTGGCTGCGGCAGATGTCTGGAGGTCTGTCCGCACCAGGTTTTTTCCCTCCTTGATAACCGGGCGCAGGTCATTGATTTCGATGCGTGCATGGAGTGCGGCGCCTGCGCGAAAAACTGCCCTGTTGACGCCATCCATGTCGCTGCCGGAGTGGGTTGTGCCGCGGGACTCATCACGGAATGGCTGCGCGAACAAAACATTCGAGGTATGGGCGGGGAATGCTGCTGA
- a CDS encoding L-lactate permease, translating to MDYLLFFAAASPVLLIAALVICWKMSALGLSVWGILFTAVIASTVFHTSLTTILMGALDGLITTLPLLLTVFLGIILSVLLIGTEALSRIVNGLSKGFRGPMHQVNGICFGIENFVAGAGIITEPIIAPTLKAIGLPAKDAAILSIWGYSGIMSFTLAGVFVVILSNVTGLDLQKLAVITAIISIIPTLVFGVAIPLVMEKREITKGHRFFNISTAFACGIMTLCFVIFVSSSTACMLAGLGVLGGIILLSRSRPDFSAIKFADIAPFLILIVALSVVNMYPPLRTIAGEKLVFSLSVVPVHIVKIRPLMDAYTYLTISIAVTIWGLKITKHQFVTIAGAAMPRALRAIVAMMIFGAMGQIIALTGYEIHSDSMVTANNIPYVLASGLSKLSGKYYPVFAPLLGWAGTFLTGYGSLSVMIFGKLQVEIARFINLSPEVLASAMMVGSGIGSISSPFKVAMATSLVDAVGKEGDILRKTIPIGVAISLITGIWSYVLLLTFFS from the coding sequence TTGGACTATTTACTCTTTTTTGCTGCTGCTTCACCGGTGCTCCTGATTGCGGCGCTTGTGATCTGCTGGAAAATGTCGGCCCTTGGTCTCTCGGTGTGGGGAATATTATTTACCGCGGTAATTGCCTCCACGGTTTTCCATACATCGCTCACCACCATTCTGATGGGGGCCCTTGATGGACTTATTACGACACTCCCCCTATTGTTGACCGTCTTTTTGGGTATTATTCTTTCGGTCCTTCTCATCGGAACCGAGGCGCTGTCACGTATTGTCAACGGTCTCTCAAAAGGGTTTCGCGGTCCCATGCACCAGGTGAACGGCATATGCTTCGGCATCGAGAATTTTGTTGCCGGTGCAGGCATTATTACGGAACCGATTATCGCCCCCACACTCAAAGCTATCGGGCTTCCAGCAAAGGACGCAGCAATCCTTTCGATTTGGGGCTACTCAGGGATTATGTCTTTCACGCTGGCCGGGGTTTTCGTTGTTATCCTCTCTAACGTTACCGGTCTTGATTTGCAGAAACTGGCGGTGATCACGGCAATCATTTCCATAATCCCGACGCTTGTCTTTGGTGTCGCTATTCCGCTCGTTATGGAGAAAAGAGAGATTACAAAAGGACATCGCTTCTTTAATATCTCTACCGCTTTTGCATGTGGAATTATGACTCTTTGCTTTGTGATTTTTGTCTCTTCATCTACGGCCTGCATGCTTGCTGGTCTTGGGGTCCTGGGAGGGATTATCCTCCTGTCAAGGTCGAGGCCGGATTTCAGCGCCATTAAATTTGCCGACATCGCCCCTTTTCTTATCCTCATTGTGGCGTTAAGCGTTGTCAATATGTATCCGCCGCTCCGCACTATCGCCGGCGAAAAACTGGTTTTCTCCTTGTCGGTTGTCCCTGTGCACATAGTAAAAATAAGACCACTTATGGATGCCTATACCTATTTGACAATTTCTATTGCGGTAACGATATGGGGACTCAAGATTACAAAACACCAATTTGTCACTATCGCGGGAGCTGCCATGCCGCGTGCATTGAGAGCAATAGTGGCCATGATGATATTTGGTGCGATGGGGCAGATCATTGCCCTCACAGGATATGAGATCCATAGCGATTCAATGGTGACAGCGAATAATATCCCCTATGTCCTTGCCAGCGGACTATCAAAACTGTCGGGGAAATACTATCCCGTTTTTGCGCCATTACTCGGGTGGGCAGGGACGTTTCTTACCGGCTATGGCTCACTATCCGTTATGATCTTCGGCAAACTCCAAGTCGAGATCGCCCGGTTCATTAATCTATCTCCTGAGGTCCTTGCATCTGCCATGATGGTCGGGTCCGGTATCGGTTCCATATCAAGCCCTTTTAAAGTGGCCATGGCAACCTCTCTCGTGGATGCTGTCGGGAAAGAGGGAGACATCCTGAGAAAGACCATACCCATAGGTGTCGCCATATCGCTCATCACCGGCATCTGGAGTTATGTCTTGCTATTGACTTTTTTTAGTTGA
- a CDS encoding (2Fe-2S)-binding protein, which yields MNAKKQGEKKMAAASSISLTVNGQVYKMDVGSKPDQVATAHTLAHTLRETLGLTGTKVSCDNGACGCCTVLMDNKAVPSCLLLTIECDGKNVTTIEGLGDPKAGMLDPIQQTFIAHTAFQCGFCTPGIIMGAKALLNENNAPTEEEVKEALSGNFCRCISHYQVVQAVMAASGRAT from the coding sequence ATGAACGCAAAAAAACAGGGTGAGAAGAAGATGGCTGCGGCCAGCAGCATCAGCCTCACCGTTAACGGGCAAGTCTATAAAATGGATGTGGGAAGCAAACCGGATCAGGTTGCTACAGCTCATACCCTTGCCCATACTCTGCGAGAAACACTCGGACTTACCGGCACCAAAGTATCATGCGACAACGGCGCCTGTGGATGTTGCACTGTACTTATGGATAACAAGGCCGTACCTTCCTGCCTGTTGCTCACGATAGAGTGCGACGGGAAGAATGTAACAACGATCGAAGGCCTGGGTGATCCAAAAGCGGGGATGCTGGACCCGATCCAGCAGACATTTATCGCCCATACTGCCTTTCAGTGCGGTTTTTGCACTCCCGGAATAATCATGGGCGCCAAGGCACTCCTCAATGAAAACAATGCTCCCACGGAGGAAGAGGTCAAAGAGGCTCTTTCCGGCAATTTCTGCCGATGTATCAGCCATTATCAGGTTGTGCAGGCTGTTATGGCGGCCTCCGGAAGGGCAACGTAA
- a CDS encoding xanthine dehydrogenase family protein molybdopterin-binding subunit, giving the protein MADSYRFIGKATPRKDAGDIVTGKSRFLNDIKLPGMLYGKVLRSPHPHAFIKKVDKRAALKLPGVKAILDWGDMPDWRGGTPRCTRALDRKVRFVGDAVALVAATSEEAANAALHLIEVEYELLPAVFAMEEALKPGAPQLYDEFPGNVVIPGVPFFGPKSLQEVVMGDVEKGFREADVITEGTFGYENIPNPLPPEPPGAIALWKEPNKLTLWISSQTPYLDQILLTHVMGKKVEVRTIGGPCGGSYGSKQMSWPLHCQAALLSRATGKPVKLAFGKEEHLAAFVLRPASRMQARVGMKRDGTVTAVSGAWLIDTGYYSMTTQAQVAVGCGEVQLAVRCPNWDLKTTIVCTNRNASGIVRGFGGQELKCSLIPLLSLAMEKAGLDPLEFFKKNFVKPGDGYFWRDGIWYTYRGVDYAESFDKGAKKFGWKEKWQGWLKPSAVDGAKRRGVGLGVHGNADIGEDASEAHVRLHPDGTAMLFSCLTEHGTGQTSNFIKMAAEVLGIAMERISLSPADSLVNPYEFGPVGSRGTYAIGSAVIAAAEDARRQLFELIAPKLGTAPENLETVDGIIYVKDNPGKKMPWKAMSIDRTITGYGRFEPDYTLTNCLMSFIEVEVDTETGKVTLLRIVNTTDVGQIIDPQGLEGQLNGCLGSAGIDTAIFEETILDRKSGQMLNANMIDYKWRTFAELPVIDNVILETPFPSHRFQAIGVGEVATAPGPSAVLMAVSNAVGVWLHDYPLTPDKILRALGKTGVVRKRGVR; this is encoded by the coding sequence ATGGCCGATAGTTACCGATTCATAGGCAAGGCAACTCCAAGGAAGGACGCCGGCGACATCGTTACCGGCAAATCACGTTTCTTAAACGACATCAAACTGCCGGGCATGCTCTATGGCAAAGTGCTCCGCAGCCCCCATCCCCATGCTTTCATCAAAAAGGTTGATAAACGCGCCGCGCTGAAGCTTCCGGGGGTCAAGGCGATACTCGACTGGGGGGATATGCCCGATTGGCGGGGGGGCACGCCGCGCTGCACGCGGGCGCTCGACCGGAAGGTGCGTTTCGTGGGTGACGCCGTGGCCCTCGTTGCCGCCACAAGCGAAGAGGCGGCGAATGCAGCCCTCCATCTGATCGAGGTGGAATATGAGCTGCTCCCCGCCGTCTTTGCGATGGAGGAGGCTTTAAAACCGGGCGCGCCGCAGTTGTATGATGAATTTCCCGGCAATGTCGTGATCCCCGGCGTTCCTTTTTTCGGTCCCAAAAGCCTGCAGGAAGTGGTGATGGGTGACGTAGAAAAGGGGTTCCGGGAGGCTGATGTCATTACAGAGGGGACCTTCGGTTATGAAAACATACCCAATCCTCTGCCGCCTGAACCGCCGGGGGCAATAGCCCTGTGGAAAGAACCGAACAAACTGACGCTCTGGATATCAAGCCAGACTCCTTATCTGGACCAGATTCTCCTCACCCACGTTATGGGCAAGAAGGTGGAAGTGAGGACCATCGGGGGGCCCTGCGGCGGCAGTTACGGGTCGAAACAGATGTCTTGGCCGCTCCATTGCCAGGCCGCTCTTTTGAGCAGGGCAACGGGCAAACCCGTGAAGCTGGCCTTCGGTAAAGAAGAACATCTGGCCGCGTTTGTGTTGCGCCCCGCATCACGAATGCAGGCCCGTGTCGGCATGAAGAGGGACGGGACGGTGACGGCCGTGTCGGGCGCCTGGCTTATTGACACGGGTTACTACTCCATGACCACCCAGGCGCAGGTTGCCGTTGGCTGTGGCGAGGTCCAGCTTGCGGTTCGCTGCCCTAATTGGGATTTGAAGACTACGATTGTCTGCACCAATCGGAACGCCTCGGGCATCGTCAGAGGTTTCGGCGGTCAGGAGCTGAAGTGCTCCCTCATACCGCTGCTTAGTCTGGCCATGGAAAAGGCCGGGCTCGATCCCCTGGAGTTTTTCAAGAAGAATTTTGTTAAACCCGGTGACGGTTATTTCTGGCGCGACGGCATCTGGTATACCTATCGGGGCGTAGATTATGCCGAGTCCTTCGACAAGGGCGCCAAAAAATTCGGCTGGAAAGAGAAGTGGCAGGGGTGGCTTAAGCCATCTGCCGTGGATGGGGCAAAAAGGAGAGGGGTCGGTTTGGGGGTGCATGGCAATGCCGATATCGGCGAGGATGCATCAGAAGCGCATGTACGCCTGCATCCGGACGGGACAGCCATGCTTTTTTCCTGCCTGACGGAGCACGGGACCGGCCAGACCAGCAACTTCATCAAGATGGCAGCGGAGGTGCTCGGGATAGCTATGGAACGGATCTCCTTATCCCCCGCCGATTCATTGGTCAACCCCTATGAGTTCGGACCGGTAGGCTCCCGGGGAACATACGCAATCGGCAGTGCCGTCATTGCCGCCGCCGAAGACGCCAGGAGGCAGCTCTTTGAGCTTATCGCCCCCAAGCTCGGAACCGCGCCGGAAAATCTGGAAACTGTGGACGGGATTATTTATGTAAAAGACAATCCGGGGAAAAAGATGCCTTGGAAGGCTATGAGCATTGATCGCACCATCACGGGCTACGGACGTTTCGAGCCCGACTATACGTTGACGAACTGCCTCATGAGCTTCATCGAGGTGGAAGTAGATACGGAAACAGGAAAAGTTACTCTGCTGCGGATAGTCAACACTACCGACGTCGGCCAGATCATAGATCCTCAGGGCCTGGAAGGCCAGCTCAACGGATGTCTCGGGTCCGCGGGCATAGACACCGCCATCTTCGAGGAGACAATCCTTGACCGAAAGAGTGGGCAAATGCTGAATGCCAATATGATTGACTATAAATGGAGGACGTTTGCCGAGCTGCCGGTCATTGACAACGTGATCCTGGAAACACCCTTCCCTAGTCACCGCTTCCAGGCGATAGGAGTCGGGGAGGTGGCCACAGCGCCAGGGCCATCGGCAGTGCTCATGGCCGTATCGAACGCCGTCGGCGTCTGGTTGCACGACTATCCGTTAACCCCCGATAAGATACTGCGAGCCTTGGGGAAGACAGGGGTTGTGAGAAAAAGAGGCGTCAGATGA
- a CDS encoding FAD binding domain-containing protein, with the protein MKPFAHFNARSVKEAVGLLTEYKGKAKLNAGGTDLLGLLKNSILPDYPKAIINIKTITGLDYIKEDTTGLKIGALSKLADIARSPAVKGKYPLLSEAAHSVATPLIRNVATIGGNLVQDVRCWYYRYPHQIGGPVICRRKGGKTCNALAGDNRYHSIFGAAHGCVAVNPSDIGMALIALDASIKTSQRTIDAQGFFTAGATASTILDANELVTEIQIPQPPQGARQHYLKFTLREPVDFAIVSVASFITLKEGICADARIILGAVAPAPVRAGKAEEIIKGRPIDEASADEAAKSALRNAKPLSRNAYKVEIAKALVKRAILMEISCP; encoded by the coding sequence ATGAAACCATTCGCCCACTTTAATGCCCGCTCGGTCAAGGAAGCAGTCGGACTCCTTACGGAATACAAAGGAAAGGCGAAGCTCAACGCAGGAGGCACCGATCTTTTGGGCCTCTTAAAGAACAGTATCCTCCCGGACTACCCGAAAGCGATCATCAACATCAAGACCATCACCGGTCTTGACTATATCAAGGAGGATACGACAGGGCTCAAGATAGGCGCTCTGTCTAAGTTAGCGGACATAGCCCGGTCGCCGGCAGTCAAGGGAAAATACCCGCTGCTCTCGGAAGCGGCGCATTCTGTGGCGACGCCCCTGATCCGGAACGTGGCCACCATAGGCGGCAACCTTGTTCAGGATGTGCGCTGCTGGTACTACCGGTATCCGCACCAGATCGGCGGACCGGTTATATGCCGGCGCAAGGGAGGGAAAACCTGCAATGCCCTGGCCGGAGATAACCGGTACCATTCCATTTTCGGCGCTGCCCACGGCTGCGTGGCAGTAAACCCCTCCGATATCGGCATGGCTCTGATAGCGTTAGATGCCAGCATCAAAACTTCCCAACGGACTATTGATGCGCAGGGTTTCTTCACTGCCGGTGCAACAGCGTCAACGATACTCGATGCGAATGAACTGGTAACGGAAATTCAAATTCCGCAGCCGCCGCAGGGGGCCCGGCAGCATTATCTGAAATTTACCCTGAGAGAACCGGTAGATTTTGCCATTGTGAGCGTTGCCTCGTTTATCACCCTCAAGGAAGGGATATGTGCGGATGCCCGTATTATCCTGGGCGCGGTAGCTCCGGCGCCCGTCAGGGCAGGCAAAGCCGAGGAAATCATCAAAGGACGTCCCATAGATGAGGCCAGCGCCGATGAAGCAGCCAAGTCTGCTCTCCGGAACGCCAAGCCGCTCAGCAGGAATGCTTACAAAGTGGAGATTGCCAAGGCTCTTGTCAAAAGGGCAATATTGATGGAGATTTCATGCCCATAG
- the rhlB gene encoding ATP-dependent RNA helicase RhlB — MINFIQKVVKKIRNIGRSGEKILKEKSAAPSPPSEQSPPDQEKRSRPGRPPRRRGNKSGRAASASSSLATADPEAPWRVSQFKVAPAEGKTRFQDFDLPDPLLHAIFDLGFQYCTPIQAEILPSTLSGKDASGRAQTGTGKTAAFLIAVITRMLNNPLPGDRKPGTPRVLVIAPTRELVMQISEEARVLTKYTDIKIIAVFGGMDYEKQRKLLTGVPVDIVVATPGRLLDFQQRHDLILSKTEVMIIDEADRMLDMGFIPDVRKIIHSTPPREKRQTMLFSATLTEEVTRLAAQWTINPVTVEIKPEQVAVDTVDQIVYIITANQKFALLYNIIVKQNLERVLVFCNRKDEVRKLSETLTRYGINCAELSGDVPQKQRVDRLDQFKAGKIRILVATDVAGRGIHIEGMDHVVNFTLPHDAEDYVHRIGRTGRAGAAGTSISFADEEEAFYLPPIEAFMGRKLDCIRPEEDWLILPRPVAPRKRRPPVPAGRPRHNHPK; from the coding sequence ATGATAAATTTTATTCAGAAAGTAGTTAAAAAGATTCGCAATATCGGCAGATCGGGAGAGAAAATCCTCAAAGAAAAATCTGCCGCCCCCTCGCCCCCATCAGAACAGTCGCCGCCGGACCAGGAAAAACGATCTCGTCCCGGCAGGCCCCCCCGGAGAAGGGGCAATAAAAGCGGACGGGCAGCAAGTGCATCGTCATCCCTTGCTACTGCAGATCCGGAAGCTCCCTGGCGGGTTTCCCAATTCAAGGTCGCGCCGGCCGAAGGCAAGACCCGCTTTCAGGATTTCGATCTTCCCGATCCGCTCCTGCACGCCATTTTTGACCTGGGATTCCAGTACTGTACGCCGATTCAGGCGGAAATTCTTCCCAGCACCCTGTCCGGCAAGGATGCCAGCGGCAGGGCGCAGACCGGTACCGGCAAGACGGCGGCCTTTCTCATCGCTGTCATCACGCGGATGCTGAATAACCCCCTCCCGGGCGACCGGAAGCCCGGCACGCCCCGGGTCCTCGTAATTGCCCCCACGCGCGAACTGGTAATGCAGATCTCCGAGGAAGCACGCGTGCTCACCAAATACACCGACATTAAAATTATTGCCGTGTTCGGCGGCATGGACTACGAAAAACAGCGGAAGCTTTTGACCGGTGTTCCCGTGGATATCGTGGTGGCCACCCCGGGTCGGCTGCTCGACTTCCAGCAGCGCCACGACCTGATCCTGAGCAAGACCGAGGTGATGATTATTGACGAGGCGGACCGGATGCTCGACATGGGATTTATCCCGGACGTGCGGAAGATCATCCACAGCACCCCGCCCCGGGAAAAGCGGCAGACCATGCTTTTCAGTGCGACGCTGACCGAAGAAGTAACCCGTCTCGCCGCCCAGTGGACGATAAACCCCGTGACCGTGGAGATCAAACCGGAACAGGTCGCCGTGGACACGGTGGATCAGATCGTCTATATCATAACGGCCAACCAGAAATTTGCCCTGCTCTACAACATCATCGTCAAGCAGAATCTCGAACGGGTGCTGGTTTTCTGCAACCGGAAGGACGAAGTCCGCAAGCTCTCGGAGACACTCACCAGATACGGGATCAACTGCGCGGAACTTTCCGGCGATGTCCCCCAGAAACAACGCGTTGACCGTCTCGACCAGTTCAAGGCCGGAAAAATCAGGATACTTGTGGCTACCGATGTGGCCGGTCGGGGCATTCACATCGAGGGGATGGACCATGTGGTCAATTTTACCCTGCCCCATGATGCCGAGGATTATGTGCACCGGATCGGGCGCACCGGACGGGCCGGCGCCGCCGGCACCTCCATCAGTTTTGCCGACGAAGAAGAAGCATTTTACCTGCCGCCCATCGAGGCCTTCATGGGCCGGAAGCTGGACTGCATCCGCCCCGAGGAAGACTGGCTCATTCTGCCCAGACCGGTCGCTCCGAGGAAACGGCGCCCCCCGGTGCCGGCAGGAAGACCGCGTCATAACCATCCAAAATAA
- a CDS encoding uroporphyrinogen decarboxylase, whose protein sequence is MTEEAEKLFGERLGRYQAAIALEPTDRIPIATGSNYFAEVYSGNTHQETIYDSEKWLQAELAFCRDFPEVDVLRNNRVWGPLFDAVALKSYKLPGRDLPPRSPFQFVEKEYMLADEYDLLIKSPLSFMFDRWLPRIIGEFGERGSVRSYMAFLKGGMAQAMVGQIMKNRSIRLQEAGMPQPMTGIFLAPFDALADTMRGLTGALMDTYRQPDKVIAACEVLTQEMANFALATADPLKRYPIFVPTHKATFMSPAEFDKFYWPSFKKTMEIIIGAGYTIRAYLEGDWGRHWHHLLELPRGKVLCDIDNQGDIFKAKKDIGHHQCIAGGIQDSQFILGTPEEMRARVKNLCETLGPGGGYIISGGCNIPHDTRPENLRTMVEAVMEYGIYDRSVKPRPRPATGAAAITAFEYPRMVTSWEVKKAELGGVQGEEDLIRKPWETLESMAYVWLWQWAL, encoded by the coding sequence ATGACTGAGGAAGCTGAGAAGCTGTTTGGCGAGAGACTGGGCCGCTACCAGGCCGCCATTGCCCTGGAGCCGACCGATCGGATACCGATCGCAACGGGGAGCAACTACTTCGCCGAGGTGTATTCGGGCAACACTCACCAGGAGACCATCTACGACAGCGAGAAGTGGCTGCAGGCGGAGCTGGCCTTCTGCCGGGATTTCCCGGAAGTTGACGTGTTGAGGAACAACCGCGTCTGGGGGCCGCTCTTTGACGCCGTCGCTCTGAAGAGCTACAAGCTCCCGGGCCGGGACCTTCCGCCGCGCTCCCCGTTCCAGTTTGTCGAGAAGGAATACATGCTGGCGGACGAGTACGACCTACTCATCAAAAGCCCGCTTTCATTCATGTTTGACCGCTGGCTCCCGCGGATCATCGGTGAGTTTGGAGAGCGGGGATCCGTGCGCTCGTATATGGCCTTCCTCAAGGGGGGGATGGCCCAGGCGATGGTGGGCCAGATCATGAAAAACCGGAGTATCCGGCTGCAGGAGGCGGGGATGCCCCAACCCATGACGGGCATCTTTCTGGCCCCGTTCGATGCCCTGGCCGACACCATGCGAGGCCTAACCGGCGCTTTGATGGACACCTACCGTCAGCCGGACAAGGTGATCGCCGCCTGCGAAGTGTTGACCCAGGAGATGGCCAATTTCGCCCTGGCCACCGCGGACCCGTTGAAGCGTTATCCGATCTTCGTGCCCACCCACAAGGCGACGTTCATGTCCCCCGCGGAGTTTGACAAATTCTACTGGCCTTCCTTCAAGAAAACGATGGAGATCATCATCGGGGCGGGCTACACGATTCGGGCCTACCTGGAGGGGGACTGGGGCCGTCACTGGCACCACCTGCTGGAGTTGCCCAGGGGCAAAGTCCTCTGCGACATTGACAACCAGGGAGATATCTTCAAGGCCAAGAAGGATATTGGCCATCACCAGTGCATCGCGGGCGGCATTCAGGACTCCCAGTTCATCCTGGGGACGCCGGAGGAGATGCGTGCACGGGTCAAGAACCTGTGCGAAACGCTGGGGCCGGGGGGCGGCTATATCATAAGCGGCGGCTGCAACATCCCCCACGACACGAGGCCGGAAAATCTCCGGACGATGGTCGAGGCCGTGATGGAATACGGAATTTACGACCGGAGTGTGAAACCCCGGCCAAGGCCGGCGACCGGAGCGGCGGCGATAACGGCGTTTGAATACCCCAGGATGGTCACCTCCTGGGAGGTCAAGAAAGCGGAGCTGGGCGGCGTGCAGGGGGAAGAAGACCTGATCCGCAAGCCTTGGGAGACACTCGAAAGCATGGCCTATGTCTGGCTTTGGCAGTGGGCTCTTTAA
- a CDS encoding cobalamin-dependent protein (Presence of a B(12) (cobalamin)-binding domain implies dependence on cobalamin itself, in one of its several forms, or in some unusual lineages, dependence on a cobalamin-like analog.), which translates to MSGFGSGLFNIEMGNIEMDALAQAMRDLDEKKVGELVEGKISGGVPATEIVTICNEGMVAIGELFSQGEYFISQLLFAAEILKGVMKRLDPLLQGAGAGSSAGKVIIGTVQGDIHDIGKNIVITLLRGAGFEVIDLGVDVPAQQFVDAVRQSGARVLGLSALLNLTYPAMKSVVDEITKAGLRDSVKIIVGGAPVNEQVRQFAQADFWALDAVVGVNICRQIYA; encoded by the coding sequence ATGTCTGGCTTTGGCAGTGGGCTCTTTAACATAGAGATGGGGAATATCGAGATGGATGCACTGGCGCAGGCAATGCGCGATCTGGATGAAAAGAAGGTTGGAGAACTGGTGGAAGGGAAGATCAGCGGCGGCGTTCCGGCCACGGAGATCGTCACGATCTGCAACGAGGGAATGGTCGCAATCGGCGAGTTGTTCTCGCAAGGCGAGTATTTCATCAGTCAGCTCCTCTTTGCCGCCGAGATCCTCAAAGGGGTGATGAAACGCCTTGATCCCCTGCTGCAGGGCGCGGGGGCGGGGAGTTCGGCGGGGAAGGTCATTATCGGCACGGTCCAGGGTGATATTCACGACATCGGCAAGAACATCGTCATCACGCTGCTACGCGGCGCCGGTTTCGAGGTCATTGATCTGGGTGTGGACGTTCCGGCTCAGCAATTCGTGGATGCGGTCCGGCAGTCCGGCGCCCGGGTACTGGGTCTGAGCGCCCTGCTGAATTTGACCTATCCCGCGATGAAATCCGTCGTTGATGAGATCACCAAGGCCGGTCTGAGGGACAGCGTCAAGATCATCGTCGGCGGTGCGCCCGTCAACGAGCAGGTGCGGCAGTTCGCGCAGGCCGATTTCTGGGCGCTTGACGCCGTGGTCGGCGTCAATATCTGCCGACAGATCTATGCGTGA